The sequence TTCGCGCCGGCTTCGCTCGTCGCCGTGCCGATCACGGTCGCGCCTTGACGCGCCAGTTCGAGGGCGATCGCCCGGCCGATGCCGCGCGACGCACCCGTGACGATCGCGATCTGTTTATCGAGAGTCTTTCCCATGTTTGTCCGGATTGCCTACTTTCAGGCGGTTTGGATTCTGCCCAGCCGATTGCCAATGTGGCTTGATGCAACTCAAGCGGTCACGAGCTTGAGCATTTCGTCGAGCGACGCCGGATCGGTGATGGCGCCACCGACCAGGTTGCCGTCGATCCGTTTCGTCAGCCCGGCGAGCACCTTGCCCGGACCGCATTCGATCACGTGCGTCGCGCCTTGCTTGGCGATCGCCTGCACGCACTCGACCCAGCGCACCGCGCCGGCGGCCTGGCGCACCAGCGCGTCCTTGATCGCGGCTGGTTCGACGACCTGCGCAACATCGACGTTGTTCACGATCGAGATCTGCGGCACGCTGACCTCGACGCCCGCCAGGTACTCGCGCAGCTGATCCGATGCGGGCTTGAGCAGCGACGAATGGAACGGCGCCGAAACGGGCAGCGGCAGCGCGCGTTTTGCGCCCTTCGCCTTGGCGATTTCGCACGCCTTCTCGACCGCGGTCTTGTGTCCCGCGATCACGACCTGTGCCGGCGCGTTGAAATTGACCGCTTCGACAACGCCCTCGCTCGACGCCTCGGCGCAAGCCGCGCGCACGGCGTCGTCGTCGAGGCCGAGAATCGCCGCCATGCCGCCGACGCCGACCGGCACCGCCGTCTGCATCGCTTGCGCGCGAAAGCGCACGAGCGGCACCGCATCGCGAAACCGGAGCGCACCGGCTGCAACGAGCGCCGTGTATTCGCCGAGGCTATGCCCCGCGACGATCGACGGCGCCGGACCGCCTGCCTGCTGCCACGCGCGATAGCACGCGTAGGCTGCCGTCAGCATGACGGGTTGGGTATTCGTCGTGAGATTCAGATCGTCGGCCGGACCTTCGGCGATCAATTTGCCGAGATCCTGATTCAATGCGTCGGACGCTTCCTGAACGGTCTCGCGCACGATGGCGTGATCGGCGAATGCGTTGAGCATGCCGACCGACTGCGAGCCCTGCCCAGGAAAAACGAACGCAAATTTCATATCGTCCCCAATTTGGTGAATTCGAATTCGGATGGTCGTGCGCTACGGCGCCGCAGCCGGCGCACGCACGCAGCCGCCATCAATAGCGAATGACGGATGCACCCCAGGTGAAGCCGCCGCCGACGCCTTCGATCAGCACGTTCTGGCCGCGCTTGATGCGCCCGTCGCGCACGGCGACATCCAGCGCAAGCGGAATCGATGCCGCCGACGTATTGCCGTGCTCGCCCACCGTGACGACCATCCGCTCCTGAGGCAAGCCGAGCTTGCGGCAGGTGCTAGTCATGATACGGATATTGGCTTGGTGCGGAATCAGCCAATCGACCTGTTCGGGAGCCAGATCCGCCTTGCTCAGCGCTTCGATCGCCACTTTCTCGAGCACATTGACGGCGAGCTTGAACACCGCTTGGCCATCCATATGAAGGAACGCGCTGCCGGCAATGACGCCGCCGTTCACGTGGCCCGGCGTGCAGAGGATGTCCGAATGGCTGCCGTCGGCGTGCAGCGCGCTCGCGAGCACACCCGGTTCGTCGGAAGCCTGCAGCAGCACGGCGCCGGCGCCGTCGCCGAACAGCACGCACGTCGTGCGGTCGTTGAAGTCGAGAATCCGCGAGAACGTCTCCGCGCCCACGACGAGCGCGGTGCGATGCTGACCGCTGCGGATGAAGTTGTCCGCCGTCGAAAGCGCATAAGCGAAGCCGGAACACACGGCCTGCACGTCGAACGCGGCACCGTTGTTCTTGATTCCGAGCTTGTTCTGCAGCAGACACGCCGAACTCGGAAACACGAAATCGGGCGTGGACGTGGCGACGATGATGAGATCGATCGATTGCGGGTCGATATCGGCCGCTTCGATCGCGCGTTGCGACGCGATCAGTGCAAGATCGCTCGTGGTGACATTGGGTTCGGCAAAATGACGCGCATGGATGCCCGTGCGGGCGACGATCCATTCGTCACTCGTCTCGATGCCGTTCTTCGCGAGACGGTCTGCCAACTCCTGATTCGTGACTCGCCCAGGCGGCAGATAGCTGCCCGTGCCGAGCACGCGGGAATACATTTTCGATTGAGCCATTATGCCTTCGAGGATTGCGCAGCGTAGGGCTCGGCTGGCTGGCCGGCGGGAGGGCTTGCGTAACCCGCACCGTTTGCATCGCGCGCCGCCTGTTCGAGGGGGGATGCGTTCTCTTCCATCGCGCGCACGAGGCGCTCCAGCACGCCGTTTTTGACGGCATCATACCCGCGTTTGATTGCCCACTCAAACGCATAGGCATCCGCCGAACCGTGACTCTTGATGACGAGACCGCGCAGGCCGAGCAGCGCGGCGCCGTTGTATTGACGATGGTCGACGCGCTTCTTGAAGCGCATCAATACCGGCATCGCGAGCACCGCCATCACCTTGGTGAGAAGCGAGCGCCCGAATTCCTCGCGGATGATCTCCGCCAGCATTTGGGCGAGACCTTCCGACGTCTTCAGCGCGACGTTGCCGACGAAACCGTCGCAGACGATGACATCCACCGTGCCCTTGTAGATGTCATTGCCTTCGACGTTACCGCGGAAGTTGAGCGTGCTCGAGCGCAGCAGCTCGCCTGCGCGCTTGATCGTCTCATTGCCTTTGATGACTTCTTCGCCGATGTTGAGGAGGCCGATGGTCGGCCGGTCTTTGCCTTCGAGCGCGGACACGAGCGCGTGCCCCATCTCCGCGAATTGCAGCAGATGCTGCGGCTCGCAATCGACGTTGGCGCCCAGGTCGAGCATCGTCGTGTAGCCGGTCGGGTTCGGCAAGGCGAACGCGATCGCCGGACGCTCGATGCCCGGAAGCGTTTTCAGCACGTAGCGGGAAACGGCCATCAACGCGCCGGTGTTGCCGGCCGAGATGCAAGCCTGCGCCTCGCCTTCCTTGACGCCGTTGAGCGCGACGCGCATCGACGAGTCTTTTTTCTTGCGAAGCGCAACTTCGACAGGGTCGTCCATCGCCACCACTTCGGATGCCGGGACGACGATCAGCGCGGGGTTATCCAGCGCCTTGCACTTCTTGAGTTGGGCACGAATCGCAGTTTCGATGCCGACGAGCCTCAACTGCACGTCGGGATGCGAACGAACGAAATTGACGGCAGCAGGCACGGTCACGGACGGGCCGTGGTCGCCTCCCATGCAATCAATCGTGAGCTTTATGGTCATGGAGTGCGACGAATTTCAGGCGCTCTGCATAGGATCGCAGCAAGTCGCTAAAGCGCTGACTGCGATCGACACAAAAAAGCGGCAGTTGAATGCCGCCTTTTGCCGAGCCGGGAAAATGTCAAGCGAGCCGATCGCCGCGCGCGAAACCACTGATGAATACAGTATGCGTCGCGCGCTGAAACGATTAGTCGTTCTTCGTCTTGACGACTTTCTTGCCGCGATAGTAGCCGTTCGGGCTGACGTGGTGACGCAGATGCACTTCACCGGTGCTCGGCTCGACGGCCAGGGGCGCAGCGCTCAGGAAATCGTGCGAGCGGTGCATGCCGCGCTTCGACGGCGACTTCTTGTTTTGTTGGACTGCCATGATAACTCCTAAAAATTTTCCGAATTCTAACACAGCCCGACTTAAGGATAGCCACTGGCCGGATAGCCAGGGCGCCCAATCGCGCTACTCCTGCAACTGTTCAACGCTTCAGTGCTTTTGGCCGCCGGGGCCGCCGCGCTTCAGCGCTTCGAGCGCCGCAAACGGGTTCGGCTTGCCGGGTTCACCGTCCGCCTCGCCCTGCTCCTCACCGGTTTCTTCGACGTCTTCGGCGCTGCCGACGCCTGAGACGAGACTCTCATGCACCTGCGGACAGACGTCATGCTTCGGCACGAGCGGAAGAGAAAGCAGCAGCTCCTCTTCGATCAAGTCGACGAGATCGAATTGGCGCGAGCCCACGATCACATCGACTTCATCGTCGTCGAGCGGGAATTCCTCCGCTTCCTCTTCGGTGGCCACCAGCCGGTAAATGGCATCGACATCGAACGCCTGCTCATACGGCGCGAGACAACGCTGACATTCGAGCCATGCGGACCCGTGCACGGCGAGCCGCAGGTAAGGCTGCTGCCCTTCAGTGCCGTCGTCCTGCATTTCCGGCTGCGTCGAACCCTCGGCTTGCCAGGTGAACGCGGTGTCGCGATCTGGCGCTTCCTCGGGGACTTCGTTTAACATGCGCGGCAGTTGCGAC comes from Trinickia violacea and encodes:
- the fabD gene encoding ACP S-malonyltransferase, with the translated sequence MKFAFVFPGQGSQSVGMLNAFADHAIVRETVQEASDALNQDLGKLIAEGPADDLNLTTNTQPVMLTAAYACYRAWQQAGGPAPSIVAGHSLGEYTALVAAGALRFRDAVPLVRFRAQAMQTAVPVGVGGMAAILGLDDDAVRAACAEASSEGVVEAVNFNAPAQVVIAGHKTAVEKACEIAKAKGAKRALPLPVSAPFHSSLLKPASDQLREYLAGVEVSVPQISIVNNVDVAQVVEPAAIKDALVRQAAGAVRWVECVQAIAKQGATHVIECGPGKVLAGLTKRIDGNLVGGAITDPASLDEMLKLVTA
- a CDS encoding beta-ketoacyl-ACP synthase III — encoded protein: MAQSKMYSRVLGTGSYLPPGRVTNQELADRLAKNGIETSDEWIVARTGIHARHFAEPNVTTSDLALIASQRAIEAADIDPQSIDLIIVATSTPDFVFPSSACLLQNKLGIKNNGAAFDVQAVCSGFAYALSTADNFIRSGQHRTALVVGAETFSRILDFNDRTTCVLFGDGAGAVLLQASDEPGVLASALHADGSHSDILCTPGHVNGGVIAGSAFLHMDGQAVFKLAVNVLEKVAIEALSKADLAPEQVDWLIPHQANIRIMTSTCRKLGLPQERMVVTVGEHGNTSAASIPLALDVAVRDGRIKRGQNVLIEGVGGGFTWGASVIRY
- the plsX gene encoding phosphate acyltransferase PlsX, which encodes MTIKLTIDCMGGDHGPSVTVPAAVNFVRSHPDVQLRLVGIETAIRAQLKKCKALDNPALIVVPASEVVAMDDPVEVALRKKKDSSMRVALNGVKEGEAQACISAGNTGALMAVSRYVLKTLPGIERPAIAFALPNPTGYTTMLDLGANVDCEPQHLLQFAEMGHALVSALEGKDRPTIGLLNIGEEVIKGNETIKRAGELLRSSTLNFRGNVEGNDIYKGTVDVIVCDGFVGNVALKTSEGLAQMLAEIIREEFGRSLLTKVMAVLAMPVLMRFKKRVDHRQYNGAALLGLRGLVIKSHGSADAYAFEWAIKRGYDAVKNGVLERLVRAMEENASPLEQAARDANGAGYASPPAGQPAEPYAAQSSKA
- the rpmF gene encoding 50S ribosomal protein L32; amino-acid sequence: MAVQQNKKSPSKRGMHRSHDFLSAAPLAVEPSTGEVHLRHHVSPNGYYRGKKVVKTKND
- a CDS encoding DUF177 domain-containing protein produces the protein MTEHPGKPAGAVNPRDFDVFEFARSGRQAAGAVRVSQLPRMLNEVPEEAPDRDTAFTWQAEGSTQPEMQDDGTEGQQPYLRLAVHGSAWLECQRCLAPYEQAFDVDAIYRLVATEEEAEEFPLDDDEVDVIVGSRQFDLVDLIEEELLLSLPLVPKHDVCPQVHESLVSGVGSAEDVEETGEEQGEADGEPGKPNPFAALEALKRGGPGGQKH